A portion of the Helicobacter pylori NQ4053 genome contains these proteins:
- a CDS encoding TonB-dependent receptor family protein, producing MKRILVSLAVLSHSAHAVKTHNLERVEASGVANDKEAPLSWRSKEVRNYMGSRTVISNKQLTKSANQSIEEALQNVPGVHIRNSTGIGAVPSISIRGFGAGGPGHSNTGMILVNGIPIYVAPYVEIGTVIFPVTFQSVDRISVTKGGESVRYGPNAFGGVINIITKGIPTKWESQVSERTTFWGKSENGGFFNQNSKNIDKSLVNNMLFNTYLRTGGMMNKHFGIQAQVNWLKGQGFRYNSPTNIQNYLLDSLYQINDSNKITAFFQYYSYFLTDPGSLGIAAYNQNRFQNNRPNNDKSGRAKRWGAVYQNFFGDTDRVGGDFTFSYYGHDMSRDFKFDSNYLNVNTNPKLGPVYTDQNYPGFFIFDHLRRYVMNAFEPNLNLVVNTNKVKQTFNVGMRFMTMDMFIRSDQSTCEKSDIIDGVCHMPPYVLSKTPNNNQEMFNNYTAVWLSDKIELFDSKLAITPGIRYTFLNYNNKEPEKHDFSVWTSKKQRQNEWSPALNIGYKPMENWIWYANYRRSFIPPQHTMVGITRTNYNQIFNEIEVGQRYSYKNLLSFNTNYFVIFANRYYAGGYSPQPVNARSQGVELELYYAPIRGLQFHVAYTYIDARITSNADDIAYYFTGIVNKPFDIKGKRLPYVSPNQFIFDMMYTYKHTTFGISSYFYSRAYSSMLNQAKSQTVCLPLNPEYTGGLEYGCNSVGLLPLYFVLNVQVSSILWQSGRHKITGSLQINNLFNMKYYFRGIGTSPTGREPAPGRSITAYLNYEF from the coding sequence ATGAAAAGAATTTTAGTCTCTTTGGCTGTTTTGAGTCATAGCGCGCATGCTGTCAAAACTCATAATTTGGAAAGGGTAGAAGCTTCAGGGGTGGCTAACGATAAAGAAGCGCCTTTAAGCTGGAGGAGCAAGGAAGTTAGAAACTATATGGGTTCTCGCACGGTGATTTCTAACAAGCAACTCACTAAAAGCGCGAATCAAAGCATTGAAGAAGCTTTACAAAATGTGCCGGGCGTGCATATTAGAAACTCTACCGGTATTGGAGCTGTGCCTAGCATTTCCATTAGGGGGTTTGGTGCGGGAGGCCCAGGGCATTCTAATACGGGAATGATTCTAGTCAATGGGATTCCTATTTATGTCGCGCCCTATGTTGAAATTGGCACGGTTATTTTTCCTGTAACCTTTCAATCTGTGGATAGAATCAGTGTAACTAAAGGTGGGGAGAGCGTGCGTTATGGCCCTAACGCTTTTGGTGGTGTGATCAACATTATCACCAAAGGCATTCCTACCAAGTGGGAAAGTCAGGTGAGCGAGAGGACCACTTTTTGGGGTAAATCTGAAAATGGGGGGTTTTTCAATCAAAATTCTAAAAACATTGACAAAAGCTTAGTTAATAACATGCTTTTTAACACCTATTTAAGAACGGGAGGTATGATGAATAAGCATTTTGGAATCCAAGCTCAAGTCAATTGGCTCAAAGGGCAAGGGTTTAGATACAACAGCCCTACCAACATTCAAAACTACTTGCTAGATTCGTTGTATCAAATCAATGATAGCAACAAGATCACCGCTTTTTTTCAATATTACAGCTATTTTTTAACAGACCCTGGATCTTTAGGCATAGCCGCTTACAATCAAAATCGTTTTCAAAACAACCGCCCCAATAACGATAAAAGTGGGAGAGCGAAGCGATGGGGAGCTGTGTATCAAAACTTTTTTGGGGACACGGATAGGGTAGGGGGGGATTTCACTTTCAGTTACTATGGGCATGACATGTCAAGGGATTTTAAATTTGATTCTAACTATTTAAATGTCAATACCAATCCTAAATTAGGCCCTGTTTATACCGATCAAAATTATCCAGGATTTTTTATTTTTGATCATTTAAGGCGTTATGTGATGAACGCTTTTGAGCCTAATTTGAACTTAGTTGTCAATACCAATAAAGTTAAGCAAACTTTTAATGTGGGCATGCGTTTTATGACGATGGACATGTTCATTAGATCCGATCAAAGCACATGCGAAAAATCAGATATTATTGATGGGGTGTGCCATATGCCCCCATATGTTCTTTCTAAAACGCCTAATAACAATCAAGAAATGTTTAATAACTATACAGCGGTATGGTTGAGCGATAAAATAGAGCTTTTTGATTCTAAATTAGCGATAACTCCAGGGATTAGATACACCTTTTTGAACTATAACAACAAAGAGCCAGAAAAGCACGATTTTTCCGTATGGACCAGTAAAAAACAGCGTCAAAACGAATGGAGTCCCGCCCTTAACATTGGCTATAAACCTATGGAAAATTGGATATGGTATGCGAACTACCGCCGCAGTTTTATCCCCCCACAACACACAATGGTAGGCATTACTAGGACTAATTACAACCAAATTTTCAATGAAATTGAAGTGGGGCAACGCTATAGCTATAAAAATCTATTGAGCTTTAATACCAATTATTTTGTGATTTTTGCCAATCGTTACTATGCGGGAGGCTATAGTCCACAGCCTGTGAATGCTAGGAGTCAAGGGGTGGAATTGGAATTGTATTACGCGCCGATTAGGGGTTTGCAATTTCATGTGGCTTACACTTACATTGATGCGCGCATCACTTCTAACGCTGATGATATTGCTTATTATTTTACAGGCATTGTCAATAAACCCTTTGATATTAAAGGGAAGCGTTTGCCTTATGTGAGTCCTAACCAATTCATATTTGACATGATGTATACTTACAAGCACACGACTTTTGGAATCAGCAGCTATTTTTATAGCCGCGCTTATAGTTCTATGCTCAATCAGGCCAAAAGCCAAACCGTATGCCTGCCCTTAAACCCAGAATACACAGGGGGGTTAGAGTATGGTTGTAATTCAGTGGGGTTATTGCCCTTGTATTTTGTGTTGAATGTCCAAGTAAGCTCAATCTTATGGCAAAGCGGTAGGCATAAAATCACAGGGAGTTTGCAAATCAATAACCTTTTTAACATGAAGTATTATTTTAGGGGGATTGGCACAAGCCCTACAGGGAGAGAGCCCGCGCCAGGGCGATCCATTACAGCGTATTTGAATTATGAGTTTTAA
- the fliP gene encoding flagellar type III secretion system pore protein FliP (The bacterial flagellar biogenesis protein FliP forms a type III secretion system (T3SS)-type pore required for flagellar assembly.) — protein sequence MRFFIFLILICPLICPLMSADSALPSVNLSLNAPNDPKQLVTTLNVIALLTLLVLAPSLILVMTSFTRLIVVFSFLRTALGTQQTPPTQILVSLSLILTFFIMEPSLKKAYDTGIKPYMDKKISYTEAFEKSALPFKEFMLKNTREKDLALFFRIRNLPNPKTPDEVSLSVLIPAFMISELKTAFQIGFLLYLPFLVIDMVISSILMAMGMMMLPPVMISLPFKILVFILVDGFNLLTENLVASFKMV from the coding sequence TTGCGTTTTTTCATTTTTTTAATCCTCATTTGCCCTTTAATATGCCCTTTAATGAGCGCTGATAGCGCTTTGCCCAGCGTCAATCTCTCTTTAAACGCTCCTAACGATCCTAAACAGCTTGTAACCACCCTTAATGTCATCGCCCTGCTCACGCTTTTGGTTTTAGCCCCATCGTTGATTTTAGTGATGACGAGTTTCACCCGTTTGATCGTGGTGTTTTCTTTTTTAAGGACCGCTTTAGGCACGCAACAAACCCCACCCACTCAAATTTTAGTTTCGCTCTCTTTGATATTGACTTTTTTTATCATGGAACCTAGTTTGAAAAAGGCTTATGATACAGGGATTAAGCCTTATATGGATAAAAAGATTTCTTACACCGAAGCGTTTGAAAAAAGCGCTCTGCCTTTCAAGGAATTCATGCTTAAAAACACACGAGAAAAGGATCTAGCGCTTTTTTTTAGGATCAGAAACCTGCCTAACCCTAAAACCCCTGATGAGGTGAGTTTGAGCGTTTTGATCCCGGCGTTTATGATAAGCGAGTTGAAAACAGCGTTTCAAATCGGCTTTTTACTCTACTTGCCTTTTTTGGTGATTGATATGGTGATCAGCTCTATTTTAATGGCGATGGGCATGATGATGCTCCCGCCTGTAATGATTTCTCTGCCTTTTAAAATTTTGGTGTTTATTCTGGTAGATGGGTTTAATTTATTGACCGAAAATTTAGTAGCGAGTTTTAAAATGGTTTAA